The proteins below come from a single bacterium genomic window:
- a CDS encoding metallopeptidase family protein, which produces MLVTKEEFEELITDIWATIPKLIKKKLDNVEFFVEDGNSSNILGLYQGVPFPKRKNSGYSLIMPDKIILFKRNIENGCRTKEELKKRVETVLLHEIGHYLGLNEYQLRKLGL; this is translated from the coding sequence ATGTTGGTAACAAAAGAAGAGTTTGAAGAGTTAATCACAGATATATGGGCAACAATTCCTAAACTTATCAAAAAAAAACTTGATAATGTAGAGTTTTTTGTTGAAGATGGTAACAGTTCCAATATACTTGGTCTTTACCAGGGAGTTCCTTTCCCAAAAAGAAAAAATTCAGGTTATTCTCTTATAATGCCAGACAAAATTATTCTTTTTAAAAGAAATATAGAGAATGGTTGTAGAACGAAAGAAGAACTAAAAAAGAGAGTAGAGACAGTTCTTTTACATGAGATTGGGCATTATCTTGGCTTAAACGAATACCAGTTAAGAAAACTTGGGCTTTAA
- the rpiB gene encoding ribose 5-phosphate isomerase B has product MKIGIGSDHAGYDMKEFLKDALIKEGYEIKDYGTSIKKSVDYPDFAEKLAKGIKKREVKTGILICGTGIGISIAANRFSWVRAARTCTIYDAALAREHNNANVIVLGGRIISNELAILMVKTFLETPFLKGRHSKRVSKLQKMGE; this is encoded by the coding sequence ATGAAGATAGGAATAGGAAGTGACCACGCAGGTTACGATATGAAAGAATTTCTTAAAGACGCTTTAATTAAAGAAGGTTATGAAATTAAGGATTATGGAACAAGTATAAAAAAATCGGTTGATTACCCAGATTTTGCAGAAAAACTTGCTAAAGGTATAAAAAAACGAGAGGTTAAAACAGGTATTCTGATTTGTGGCACAGGAATTGGTATATCTATTGCTGCTAACAGGTTCTCTTGGGTAAGAGCAGCAAGGACCTGCACTATATATGATGCTGCTTTAGCAAGAGAACATAATAACGCAAACGTGATAGTTCTTGGAGGTAGAATAATAAGTAATGAACTTGCTATTCTTATGGTGAAAACTTTTTTAGAAACCCCTTTCCTTAAAGGGAGACACTCAAAAAGGGTCAGTAAACTTCAAAAAATGGGCGAGTAG
- a CDS encoding L-threonylcarbamoyladenylate synthase — protein MEVFELKVDNTKQLAIKTSKVLASGGVAIIPTDTVYGIVCDGLNIKAKEKIFSIKKRSYEKPLIGFVDKVNKAERFAYMPQYALSFIRKRWPGATTFIFKSRENLEYMVTGDGKVAFRIPNYDFIREVTKHFEVVASTSANISGENNPISVEEMPDTLKKMADIVISAGDIERNPSALWDVTKKTPCLLRGKILFVCLGNTCRSPIAEYLLKEMLKNAGIQIRVESAGLGISHESTADPLAYIAMAEKGIDMGDFVSRQLTSYMAKNFDLIYVMEEAHRNKVLLRFPNAEDKVTVLGVEDPFGESLDFYRRITEKISLLIKEVVLPRLCCYESVTKDNPLL, from the coding sequence ATGGAAGTTTTTGAGTTAAAGGTTGATAACACTAAACAATTGGCAATTAAAACATCTAAGGTGCTTGCCTCAGGGGGAGTTGCCATAATACCAACAGATACTGTTTATGGGATAGTATGTGACGGGCTTAATATAAAAGCAAAAGAGAAGATTTTTAGCATAAAAAAACGCTCTTATGAGAAACCTCTTATTGGATTTGTAGATAAAGTAAATAAAGCAGAACGTTTTGCGTATATGCCTCAGTATGCTCTATCTTTTATAAGAAAAAGATGGCCAGGAGCAACTACGTTTATATTTAAAAGTAGAGAAAACTTGGAATATATGGTTACTGGTGACGGTAAAGTTGCTTTTAGAATACCTAATTACGATTTTATACGTGAAGTTACGAAACATTTTGAAGTGGTTGCTTCCACGAGCGCTAATATTTCAGGTGAAAATAACCCCATCTCTGTTGAAGAGATGCCAGATACTCTTAAAAAAATGGCAGATATAGTTATATCAGCTGGAGATATTGAGAGGAACCCATCTGCTTTATGGGACGTAACAAAAAAAACACCTTGTTTGCTGAGAGGTAAAATTCTTTTTGTATGTTTAGGTAATACCTGTCGAAGCCCTATAGCAGAGTACCTATTGAAAGAAATGTTAAAAAATGCTGGTATTCAGATTAGAGTAGAGTCGGCTGGCTTAGGTATTTCTCACGAAAGCACAGCCGACCCATTAGCATATATAGCAATGGCAGAAAAAGGTATCGATATGGGCGATTTTGTTTCAAGACAGTTAACATCTTATATGGCAAAAAACTTTGATTTGATATATGTGATGGAAGAAGCACACCGAAACAAAGTTCTGTTACGCTTTCCTAACGCTGAAGATAAAGTAACTGTTCTTGGAGTAGAAGACCCTTTTGGAGAATCTCTCGATTTTTATAGAAGAATAACAGAGAAGATATCTCTTCTTATTAAAGAGGTTGTTCTTCCGAGATTGTGTTGCTATGAATCGGTTACAAAAGATAACCCCTTGTTGTAG
- a CDS encoding sulfide/dihydroorotate dehydrogenase-like FAD/NAD-binding protein produces MNRVLKKEVLGDKIKRMELKAPLISEKAKPGQFVVLRVDEKGERIPLTIAGVNKNKGTVSIIFQELGTSTVKLGLLNEGEKVLNIVGPLGNPVDIENYGTVCMVVGGVGAAFIYWMAKSFKSVGNYIITIMGARNSSLLILEKEMQELSNEIYISTDDGSKGTKGFTTDILSELISSNKKIDYLFTAGPIPMMKRISEITKQSKIKTIASLNPIMVDGTGMCGGCRVTVGGEVKFACVDGPDFDAHLVDFDELLKRTSLYKKEEALSYKHRCKIGLDRRYGSF; encoded by the coding sequence GTGAATAGAGTCCTTAAGAAAGAGGTGCTTGGAGATAAGATTAAAAGGATGGAACTAAAAGCTCCTCTTATATCAGAGAAAGCTAAACCTGGTCAGTTTGTAGTATTGAGGGTTGATGAAAAAGGCGAAAGGATACCACTTACTATTGCAGGCGTAAATAAAAATAAAGGTACTGTTTCTATAATTTTTCAAGAACTTGGTACTTCAACAGTAAAACTTGGTCTGCTTAACGAAGGAGAGAAAGTCTTAAATATTGTGGGACCTCTTGGGAATCCAGTAGATATAGAAAACTATGGTACTGTCTGTATGGTTGTTGGAGGTGTTGGTGCAGCTTTTATATATTGGATGGCAAAATCTTTTAAATCTGTTGGTAATTACATTATCACGATAATGGGTGCAAGAAACAGTTCTCTTCTTATTCTTGAAAAAGAGATGCAAGAGTTAAGTAATGAGATTTATATATCTACAGATGATGGGAGCAAAGGTACAAAAGGGTTTACCACAGATATACTTTCAGAACTCATATCGTCTAACAAAAAGATAGATTACCTTTTTACTGCTGGGCCTATTCCTATGATGAAGAGAATAAGTGAAATTACCAAACAATCTAAAATAAAAACGATAGCAAGTTTAAACCCTATAATGGTAGATGGTACAGGTATGTGCGGAGGGTGCAGGGTAACAGTTGGTGGTGAAGTTAAGTTTGCTTGTGTTGATGGCCCAGATTTTGATGCTCACTTAGTGGATTTTGATGAACTACTTAAACGGACATCCCTCTACAAGAAAGAAGAAGCTCTTTCTTATAAACATAGATGTAAGATAGGGTTGGATAGACGATATGGAAGTTTTTGA